A stretch of Pygocentrus nattereri isolate fPygNat1 chromosome 8, fPygNat1.pri, whole genome shotgun sequence DNA encodes these proteins:
- the mmgt1 gene encoding membrane magnesium transporter 1 has translation MASSFWKGVVGLGLFALAHAAFSAAQHRSYMRLTEKENETLPIDIVLQTLLAFVITCCGIVHISGEFKDMDASSELKHKTFDTLRNHPSFYLFNHRGRVLFSSPEQEPATATPQALPSNPLRLRKLENFH, from the exons ATGGCTTCGTCCTTTTGGAAAGGCGTCGTTGGTCTGGGCCTTTTTGCGTTGGCCCACGCAGCTTTCTCCGCCGCACAGC ATCGATCATACATGCGACtcacagaaaaagagaatgaaactCTTCCAATAGAT ATAGTCTTACAGACGTTATTAGCATTTGTGATTACATGTTGTGGAATAGTCCACATCTCGGGCGAATTTAAAGACATGGACGCATCTTCAGAGCTCAAACACAA GACGTTTGACACGTTGAGGAACCACCcctctttctatctgtttaaCCACCGAGGCAGggtcctcttcagctcacctgAACAAGAGCCTGCAACTGCAACTCCTCAGGCCTTGCCCTCCAATCCCCTGCGGTTACGCAAGCTGGAGAACTTTCACTGA